Proteins from a single region of Streptococcus oralis:
- a CDS encoding cell division protein FtsK: MTDKELAQYLLQALNMGLGSIMQGETSYTNSFDIKILQEGFMFIPRLPSGYIIDDELYQKIFLIANAALYPRYTVLKQNSAYFLSLETDDIHVQRGLFFPWKLGISERLIIPDLDELVGNQKGYFIPIMKNLTLDYNKVTSMAIAGNSGSGKSYALTYFLSLLKNISDLIIVDPKFDTPSRWARENGIAVFHPQRNRSKSDFVSEINENLSSSLNLIQERQEILYENPEEEFKHLTIVIDEVLALSEGVNKTIKESFFSLLSQIALLGRATRVHLLLVSQRFDHNTIPISVREQLNVLIQIGNINKKTTQFLFPDLDPEGIVIPIGKGTGLIQIIDNEHPYQVLPLLCPTYYTKKGIL; encoded by the coding sequence ATGACTGATAAAGAGCTTGCTCAATACTTGCTCCAAGCCCTAAATATGGGACTTGGCAGTATTATGCAGGGAGAGACTAGCTACACTAATAGTTTTGATATTAAAATCCTGCAAGAAGGTTTTATGTTTATACCGAGACTACCATCGGGCTATATCATTGACGATGAACTTTATCAGAAGATTTTTCTGATTGCTAATGCTGCTCTCTATCCACGATATACAGTTCTCAAACAGAACTCTGCTTACTTTCTTTCTCTTGAAACTGATGATATCCACGTTCAAAGAGGATTATTTTTCCCTTGGAAATTAGGTATCTCTGAACGCTTAATAATTCCTGATTTAGATGAATTAGTAGGCAATCAAAAAGGGTATTTTATTCCAATCATGAAAAATCTTACTCTTGATTACAACAAAGTAACTTCGATGGCTATTGCAGGAAACAGTGGTTCTGGTAAGTCTTATGCTCTAACCTATTTTCTTAGCTTACTAAAAAATATTTCGGACTTGATTATTGTAGATCCAAAATTTGATACACCTTCCAGGTGGGCACGTGAAAATGGGATTGCAGTTTTTCATCCTCAGCGTAATCGCTCTAAGTCAGATTTTGTATCAGAAATTAATGAAAATCTAAGTTCAAGTTTGAATCTTATTCAAGAACGCCAAGAGATTCTATATGAAAATCCTGAGGAAGAATTTAAGCATTTAACAATTGTAATAGATGAAGTTCTAGCTCTTTCAGAAGGTGTCAATAAAACGATAAAAGAATCTTTCTTTTCCCTCTTATCCCAAATTGCTCTGCTAGGGCGAGCGACTAGGGTTCACCTTCTATTAGTTAGCCAACGTTTTGATCATAATACAATTCCGATTTCTGTTCGTGAGCAATTAAACGTACTAATCCAGATTGGAAATATCAATAAGAAAACAACACAATTTTTGTTCCCAGACTTGGATCCAGAAGGTATTGTTATCCCGATAGGGAAAGGTACAGGATTAATTCAAATCATTGATAATGAGCATCCATATCAAGTTCTTCCCTTGCTATGTCCAACGTATTACACTAAGAAAGGTATTTTATGA
- a CDS encoding polyketide cyclase has protein sequence MEFSFSLNIRASKEDVWAYYENIEKWYDWEEDLKNITLKGGFETGSYGTMELEGMPPMEYQLTLVKPLEEFWDKTATPFGDILFGHQIIENNDGTVNVKHTVSLNSEDKQHLEFLSQVFSDVPHSIFILKNHLER, from the coding sequence ATGGAATTTAGTTTTAGTTTAAACATAAGAGCATCAAAAGAAGATGTATGGGCCTACTATGAAAATATTGAAAAGTGGTATGATTGGGAAGAAGATTTAAAAAATATTACATTAAAAGGTGGATTTGAGACGGGTTCATACGGAACTATGGAACTCGAAGGAATGCCCCCTATGGAATATCAGCTCACGCTTGTAAAACCTCTTGAAGAATTTTGGGATAAAACGGCAACTCCATTCGGTGATATTCTTTTTGGTCATCAAATTATTGAGAATAATGATGGCACTGTAAATGTAAAACATACTGTATCTTTGAATAGTGAAGACAAGCAACATCTAGAATTTTTAAGTCAGGTCTTTTCAGATGTTCCTCACTCTATTTTCATTCTAAAAAACCACTTAGAAAGATAG
- a CDS encoding HXXEE domain-containing protein produces MAFYLWMFPLLFIFHDMEEIIGLVPWIHLNETLLAQKAPAILKIHKGITTEGFALAVFEEFLIVLTITLLAYFSQSRALELVWLGGFVAFALHLLLHIGQSILLRKYIPALITSILCFPISAYLITDIVHLWRVSTSEFFLFSLVASGIVVINLLFALWLGKKYSAWLAHHH; encoded by the coding sequence ATGGCATTTTATCTTTGGATGTTCCCGCTACTCTTTATCTTTCACGATATGGAAGAAATTATCGGTCTTGTCCCTTGGATTCATCTCAACGAAACCTTGCTGGCTCAAAAGGCTCCAGCTATTCTTAAAATCCACAAAGGAATTACAACAGAGGGATTTGCTCTTGCTGTTTTTGAGGAGTTTCTCATTGTCTTAACCATCACTTTATTAGCGTATTTTAGTCAATCTAGAGCGCTCGAATTAGTTTGGCTAGGAGGATTTGTGGCCTTTGCGCTCCATCTCTTGCTTCACATTGGACAATCAATTCTTCTTCGCAAATATATTCCTGCTCTCATCACTTCTATCCTTTGTTTTCCTATCAGTGCTTATTTGATTACAGACATTGTACATTTATGGCGAGTTTCGACTAGCGAATTTTTCCTATTTTCACTGGTCGCTTCAGGCATCGTCGTCATCAATCTCCTCTTTGCTCTCTGGCTTGGGAAAAAGTATTCCGCCTGGCTTGCCCATCACCATTAA
- a CDS encoding DUF4865 family protein — MQAMQYTIKLPADYDMDIIRQRVRNTGHLMDGFDDLFFKVYLISEKSEGQLFNSYCPLYIWKNTNGMTKFIFDGYFDHILNSFGWQNIEIGITSSVEISDHFDSSKYATLEVIDIEESESLKSFTIHEQMQNNESGKAVIFNPDKWKKCIFTFYTNKPDTQLPTFEILHISQ; from the coding sequence ATGCAAGCAATGCAATATACTATAAAATTACCAGCAGATTATGATATGGATATCATTAGACAACGTGTCCGAAATACAGGTCATTTGATGGATGGATTCGACGATTTGTTTTTCAAAGTTTATTTAATCTCTGAAAAATCTGAAGGCCAATTATTTAACAGTTACTGTCCGCTATATATTTGGAAAAATACCAACGGAATGACAAAATTCATATTTGATGGCTACTTTGATCATATTTTAAATTCGTTTGGCTGGCAAAATATTGAAATCGGAATAACTTCATCAGTCGAAATATCTGATCATTTTGACTCAAGTAAATATGCTACATTAGAAGTCATTGATATAGAAGAATCTGAAAGTTTAAAATCCTTTACCATTCACGAGCAAATGCAAAACAACGAAAGTGGCAAAGCCGTTATTTTCAATCCTGATAAATGGAAAAAATGTATCTTTACTTTTTATACCAATAAACCCGACACACAACTACCAACATTTGAAATTTTGCACATTTCACAATAA
- a CDS encoding replication protein: protein MPKDKRSNKWAFLIYQESAPENYLDVLEEMHIPFVLSPWHDKDINKETGEFKKAHKHGVLFFESLKSYTQVSELLTEKLNTPSHVEVVMSPKGMYDYFIHAENPDKTLYNIDEIESGCGFELEQFLITNNNEQFLSTVIDIIEVHNFTEFNNLVRYARVENPSLLNLIIDKTYFFAKYLDSRRHSSHRKGSEK, encoded by the coding sequence ATGCCCAAAGATAAACGTTCGAATAAGTGGGCATTCCTGATTTATCAAGAAAGCGCGCCGGAAAATTATTTAGACGTCCTTGAAGAAATGCATATTCCATTTGTCCTGAGCCCTTGGCATGACAAAGACATCAACAAAGAAACTGGAGAATTTAAAAAAGCACACAAACACGGAGTTCTATTTTTCGAATCACTTAAAAGCTATACGCAGGTATCAGAGTTACTAACTGAGAAACTCAACACACCTTCTCACGTAGAAGTTGTCATGTCACCAAAAGGAATGTACGATTATTTCATACACGCAGAGAATCCTGATAAAACACTCTACAATATCGATGAAATTGAATCAGGTTGTGGTTTTGAATTGGAGCAATTTCTAATCACTAACAATAACGAACAATTTCTTTCAACTGTGATTGATATTATCGAAGTTCACAACTTTACTGAGTTTAACAATCTTGTTAGATATGCACGAGTTGAAAATCCTTCGCTGTTGAATCTCATCATTGATAAGACGTACTTTTTCGCAAAGTATCTGGATTCGCGTAGACACTCAAGTCATAGAAAAGGGAGTGAAAAATGA
- a CDS encoding helix-turn-helix transcriptional regulator — protein sequence MTNNELIKLNQIEQILNCLLALMQKQENTQKHVSILTQKELLSVLKISPNTLKSWEKTGLRRLEPPIEGTRTVFYRIEDVLTYLTP from the coding sequence ATGACGAATAATGAACTCATAAAATTAAATCAAATTGAGCAGATTTTGAATTGTTTGCTAGCTTTGATGCAGAAACAAGAAAATACTCAAAAACATGTAAGTATACTTACTCAAAAAGAGCTGCTCTCGGTACTGAAAATTTCACCAAATACGTTGAAGTCTTGGGAGAAGACCGGACTAAGGCGTCTTGAACCACCGATTGAGGGAACTAGAACAGTGTTTTATAGAATAGAGGATGTACTGACCTATTTAACTCCTTGA
- the rpsD gene encoding 30S ribosomal protein S4 — protein sequence MSRYTGPSWKQARRLGLSLTGTGKELARRNYVPGQHGPNNRSKLSEYGLQLAEKQKLRFTYGVGEKQFRNLFVQATKIKGGILGFNFMLLLERRLDNVVYRLGLATTRRQARQFVNHGHILVDGKRVDIPSYRVTPGQVISVREKSLKVPAILEAVEATLGRPAFVSFDAEKLEGSLTRLPERDEINPEINEALVVEFYNKML from the coding sequence ATGTCACGTTATACAGGACCATCTTGGAAACAAGCTCGTCGCCTTGGCCTTTCACTTACAGGTACAGGTAAAGAATTGGCACGTCGTAACTACGTACCAGGACAACACGGACCAAACAACCGTTCTAAATTGTCAGAATACGGTTTGCAATTGGCTGAAAAACAAAAACTTCGTTTCACTTACGGTGTAGGTGAAAAGCAATTCCGTAACTTGTTCGTACAAGCTACAAAAATCAAAGGCGGAATCCTAGGTTTCAACTTCATGCTTCTTTTGGAACGTCGTTTGGATAACGTTGTTTACCGTCTTGGTCTTGCGACTACTCGTCGTCAAGCTCGTCAATTTGTAAACCACGGTCACATCCTTGTTGACGGAAAACGTGTTGATATCCCATCATACCGCGTAACTCCAGGTCAAGTGATCTCAGTTCGTGAAAAATCATTGAAAGTTCCAGCAATCCTTGAAGCAGTAGAAGCTACTCTTGGACGTCCAGCATTCGTATCATTCGACGCTGAAAAATTGGAAGGTTCATTGACTCGCTTACCAGAACGCGACGAAATCAACCCAGAAATCAACGAAGCACTTGTCGTTGAATTCTACAACAAGATGCTTTAA
- a CDS encoding LysR family transcriptional regulator, whose amino-acid sequence MNFNDMSIFVTIYETRSINKSSKILQYAQSNLSARLKVLETELDTKLFYRKYNGLVPTESGDLFYQFCKETSNNLEKLKKKCETSKISILISELLFNHDINNSQTIDLNKSEINIQKTSDIPIIAHQEDFDKIFCFQKIENLKHYDEIIGHIESVYACSSNIKATEEMPIFVNKDKNCPFRKQSLMKFTHLKSVVEIDSFENIISLVENGKGIALLPKWLNKRANIKPYDQDIVLIPFYQYEKQNQSR is encoded by the coding sequence ATGAATTTTAATGATATGAGCATTTTTGTGACGATCTATGAGACAAGATCAATAAACAAAAGTTCAAAGATCTTACAATATGCACAATCTAATCTCAGCGCTAGATTGAAAGTGCTTGAAACTGAATTAGATACGAAATTATTTTACAGAAAATATAATGGTTTAGTCCCGACAGAAAGTGGAGACTTATTTTATCAATTTTGTAAGGAAACTTCTAACAATTTAGAGAAATTAAAAAAGAAATGTGAAACCTCGAAAATATCCATCTTAATTTCAGAATTGTTATTTAATCACGATATTAATAATTCACAAACAATTGATTTGAATAAAAGTGAGATCAATATCCAAAAAACTTCGGATATACCAATCATTGCTCATCAGGAAGACTTTGATAAAATTTTTTGCTTTCAAAAAATTGAAAATTTAAAGCATTATGATGAGATTATTGGGCATATCGAGTCAGTTTATGCTTGTTCGAGCAATATAAAGGCTACTGAGGAAATGCCTATATTCGTTAATAAAGATAAAAATTGCCCTTTTAGAAAACAAAGCTTAATGAAGTTTACTCATTTAAAATCAGTTGTAGAAATTGATTCTTTTGAGAATATTATCAGCTTAGTTGAAAACGGGAAAGGAATTGCACTATTGCCTAAATGGCTAAATAAGAGAGCGAATATCAAGCCATACGACCAAGACATCGTTCTTATCCCATTTTATCAGTATGAAAAGCAGAACCAAAGCAGGTAG
- a CDS encoding tyrosine-type recombinase/integrase has product MQKETIIHNNRKVIKTTKNNGTISYTQRGVYIGVDVKTGKKVTSSITAKTLKSLDRKIIQARIDFEAKGSTLKETLLINNFEELAEAWFVSFVTWVTSQNTINRVRSYLDTYLIPKFGEYRPEEIKSADIQIWVNKLAQQSKKSVESGVKKSKKGHAKDFGAVIYKLSDIFNYGITNFELSHNPARTVKIPPKPKVVKERIMVLHGEDLATWLNYLDTLPDTRANRRFKVICDTLLASALRINELLALTIHDLDFDSNEIIVNKTLMWKAGDKKLGIKGEMICKSSAKTDAGNRRVAVPRQVLDDLKAFHAEMSDYFVSHDLPTVDLIFPTIYGNYMCDRNERATLKKRLTELGLPNYGFHLFRHTHASLMLNAGANWKELQIRMGHKSIKTTMDTYAELAPKKKAEAVEIYLKEIAKLTA; this is encoded by the coding sequence ATGCAGAAAGAAACTATCATTCACAACAATCGAAAAGTCATTAAAACTACCAAAAATAATGGAACTATTAGCTATACGCAACGTGGGGTGTATATTGGTGTAGATGTTAAGACTGGAAAAAAAGTTACATCATCTATAACTGCTAAAACTCTGAAAAGTCTGGACAGGAAAATCATTCAAGCTCGGATTGATTTTGAAGCAAAGGGATCAACTCTAAAAGAAACTTTGTTGATTAATAACTTCGAGGAATTAGCAGAAGCCTGGTTTGTCAGTTTTGTAACTTGGGTGACTTCTCAGAATACGATTAATCGAGTTCGAAGCTATCTTGACACCTATCTCATCCCTAAGTTTGGAGAATATAGGCCTGAAGAGATAAAATCTGCAGATATTCAGATTTGGGTTAATAAATTAGCCCAACAATCTAAAAAATCTGTTGAATCCGGTGTAAAGAAATCCAAAAAGGGACACGCAAAAGATTTCGGTGCAGTTATCTATAAACTCAGTGATATTTTCAATTATGGGATTACGAATTTCGAACTTTCTCATAATCCAGCTCGGACGGTAAAAATCCCTCCGAAACCGAAGGTGGTAAAGGAGAGAATCATGGTATTGCATGGAGAAGACTTGGCTACTTGGCTGAACTATCTTGATACTCTTCCTGATACTCGAGCAAATCGAAGATTTAAGGTTATCTGCGATACGTTACTAGCTTCTGCGCTTAGAATTAATGAGCTTCTTGCTTTAACGATTCATGATCTTGATTTTGATTCCAATGAAATTATCGTCAATAAAACGCTAATGTGGAAAGCTGGAGATAAGAAACTTGGAATCAAGGGTGAGATGATTTGCAAGAGCAGTGCTAAAACTGATGCTGGTAACAGGAGAGTTGCAGTTCCGAGACAAGTTTTGGATGACTTGAAAGCTTTTCATGCTGAGATGAGTGATTACTTTGTGAGTCATGATTTACCAACTGTGGACCTAATTTTCCCAACAATTTACGGTAACTATATGTGTGATAGAAATGAACGTGCAACGCTTAAAAAGCGTTTGACTGAGTTGGGACTGCCAAACTATGGCTTCCACCTTTTCCGTCATACACATGCTTCTTTGATGCTGAATGCTGGTGCAAACTGGAAAGAGCTCCAGATAAGAATGGGCCATAAGTCGATCAAAACGACAATGGACACTTATGCTGAATTAGCACCGAAAAAGAAGGCAGAAGCAGTTGAAATCTACCTCAAAGAAATTGCAAAATTGACGGCATAG